Within Candidatus Eisenbacteria bacterium, the genomic segment CAGGCCCACCACAGCGAGTGCTTGGCCAGGATGAGCGAGATTGCGAAGACCCCCGCCTATGCCAAGGGCGACGTGGCGGTGGAGGCCGAGCTGTACCGGGCGCACTTCGGCGCGACGTTCCGGCGCCGGGAGACGCTCGAACTGGTGGTGCGTCGGCTCCGCACCCACTTCGCCCCCGCGGACATCCTCAAGGCTCGCGCCATCGAGGACCGGCTCTACGAGCAGACCTGGCTGCAGCCCGACTACGACGTTGGGGAAAGGCTGGCGCGAGCGAGCAAGCCCGTGCTCGTGATCCACGGTGAGAACGACCTGATCCCGGTGATTTGCGCGAAGAGCATCGCCGACGCGGTCCCTGGGGCTCGTTTCATGCTGCTCCCGGAATGCGGCCACTTCGCGTATCTGGAGCGCCCGGCGGAGACGTTCGCGGCGATCGAGACCTTCTACGCCAGGACGACGTAGCGGGTGAGCGATGAATTTCTCCAGGAAGAGCGGTCTCCTGGCGCTCGTGACCGTCATCGGCCTCGTCGCCTTTCTCTCCCGGGAGGCCGTGTCGGCTCAGGCTCTAGATCCATTGGTTGTTCGCAATGCCAGTGGCCTGCGATTGATCTCCGTGCCGAACGCTCCGCAGCCGACCCTCCGTGTGGTCCTTCCCGGAAGCGCAGAATCGGATCGCTCGATCGAGATTCTCGTCCCAGAGCACGTCACCGCGGTTCGCCATGGTGAGACCACTGCCGAACACTTGTTCCTGCCTGGCGATCGGACCGTAGAACGGCCCACCTGGCACCTCCGGGGACATGCGCTCGAGTACGAATTGACGCTCCCAGGCCCCGTGCAGATGCTGGTGCGAGCAACGATCGACCACGACGGCGTTCGCTTCCGATACAAGCTCAACAACCGTTCCGATAGTCGCTTCGACATGATC encodes:
- a CDS encoding alpha/beta hydrolase — encoded protein: QAHHSECLARMSEIAKTPAYAKGDVAVEAELYRAHFGATFRRRETLELVVRRLRTHFAPADILKARAIEDRLYEQTWLQPDYDVGERLARASKPVLVIHGENDLIPVICAKSIADAVPGARFMLLPECGHFAYLERPAETFAAIETFYARTT